In the genome of Kiritimatiellia bacterium, one region contains:
- the xseA gene encoding exodeoxyribonuclease VII large subunit, whose translation MNADKRKIYRVAELTRLIKIILENEVGELWVEGEISNLRRPASGHWYFTLKDENSQVAAVMFRGSQAEARCELKDGIQARLFGRISVYEKSGQYQIIARRAEPAGDGALQAAFEALKKKLAGEGLFDQSRKKPIPLLPRHIGVVTSPSGAAIHDILNIIARRFSNLHVALFPVRVQGEGAAAEIAAAIDFFNAQGEMDVLIVGRGGGSLEDLRAFNEEMTARAVARSSIPVISAVGHETDFTICDFAADLRAPTPSAAAELVIGRKADFEAALDNLSRRLQRTAREHAQILRARLSAAGNSYVFREPGNIARQMHERLAHIASRLEHALRNTLREKLQTVDEFNLRLGHAAVDLARARKAGLQRLETLMKSMNPLAVLERGYSITCLPNGRILKSAAQTRPGERLTTRLAGGIVESDVAACRLDGSNPDD comes from the coding sequence ATGAACGCCGATAAACGCAAAATATACCGGGTGGCCGAACTGACGCGCCTCATTAAAATCATCCTTGAAAACGAAGTCGGCGAATTGTGGGTGGAAGGCGAGATTTCCAACCTGCGCCGGCCGGCCTCCGGCCACTGGTATTTCACGCTCAAGGACGAAAATTCGCAAGTCGCCGCCGTCATGTTCCGCGGCAGCCAGGCGGAGGCCAGGTGCGAATTGAAGGACGGCATACAGGCCCGGCTTTTCGGCCGGATCAGCGTTTATGAAAAAAGCGGGCAATACCAGATCATTGCCCGCCGCGCGGAACCGGCCGGGGACGGCGCGCTCCAGGCCGCGTTTGAAGCGCTGAAGAAAAAACTCGCCGGCGAGGGACTTTTTGACCAAAGCCGCAAAAAACCAATTCCGCTCCTGCCCCGGCATATCGGCGTCGTAACCTCCCCCTCCGGGGCGGCCATTCATGACATTCTGAACATCATCGCGCGCCGGTTTTCCAACCTGCATGTCGCGCTTTTCCCGGTCCGGGTGCAGGGCGAAGGGGCCGCCGCCGAAATCGCGGCGGCGATTGACTTTTTCAACGCGCAGGGCGAGATGGACGTCCTCATAGTCGGACGCGGCGGGGGAAGCCTGGAGGACCTCCGGGCATTCAACGAGGAAATGACGGCGCGGGCTGTGGCGCGTTCATCCATCCCGGTCATTTCGGCGGTCGGACACGAAACCGATTTCACCATTTGCGATTTTGCCGCCGATTTGCGGGCGCCCACCCCGTCGGCCGCGGCCGAACTGGTGATCGGACGCAAGGCGGATTTTGAGGCCGCCCTGGACAACCTTTCCCGCCGCCTTCAGCGAACCGCGCGCGAACACGCGCAGATTCTCAGGGCCAGGCTCTCCGCCGCCGGAAACAGTTACGTGTTCCGCGAACCAGGCAATATCGCCCGGCAAATGCATGAACGGCTGGCCCATATCGCCAGCCGGCTTGAGCACGCCCTGCGGAACACTTTGCGGGAAAAACTGCAGACCGTGGATGAATTCAATCTGCGCCTCGGCCATGCCGCCGTTGACCTGGCCCGGGCGCGCAAAGCCGGCTTGCAGCGCCTAGAAACCCTGATGAAAAGCATGAACCCGCTCGCCGTGCTTGAGCGGGGCTACAGCATAACCTGCCTGCCAAACGGACGCATCCTGAAATCGGCCGCGCAAACGCGCCCCGGCGAAAGGCTCACCACGCGTCTGGCCGGGGGAATCGTGGAATCCGACGTCGCCGCCTGCCGTTTGGATGGATCCAACCCGGATGATTGA
- the xseB gene encoding exodeoxyribonuclease VII small subunit encodes MSKKTEKELSFDKSLAQLEEIVQNMESGSLSLEKMMEQYEKGMRLISFCSARLNEVEKKIEIMVKKGDKIEAEPFTAEAGKESGTDN; translated from the coding sequence ATGAGCAAAAAAACCGAAAAAGAATTGAGTTTTGACAAGTCCCTCGCGCAGTTGGAGGAAATCGTGCAGAACATGGAAAGCGGGTCGCTCTCCCTTGAAAAAATGATGGAGCAATACGAAAAAGGCATGCGCCTGATTTCATTCTGCTCCGCCAGGTTGAACGAGGTTGAGAAAAAGATTGAGATCATGGTCAAAAAAGGCGATAAAATAGAGGCCGAGCCGTTTACCGCGGAGGCAGGAAAGGAGTCGGGAACTGATAACTGA